In Bacillaceae bacterium S4-13-56, the genomic stretch AGGCTACAACAGATAAGACAACTGTTTTCGTGAACCATGGAACTCTTGGGTCCTTATAAGCAAAGTAGAGAATTAGTAATTGGCGCTTTAAACTTTTTGCCCAACTTTTTAATTTTTTGAACATGTGAAAGCTCCTTATCAGTGATGGTGATGATGTCCACCACTGTCATCCTGAGGCATGCAACAAATAATAGTGTCCTCATGGGGATGGTCTCCTATTTCAAGTTGAATAGTCGCATGACTTATTTTTTTATGCTCCAATTGATGTTCGATTTCTCTTAAAATGCTTTGGCCTTCCTCAATAGTTGCATTTTGATCAAGAACAACATGGCAGGATAGGGCATTTTGACCACTCGTAATACTCCAAATATGGAGGTCATGAAGTCCAATTACACTTGGTACACTTTTAATTATTTCAATGACTTCTTCCATATTAATATTTTTTGGTGTTCCCTCCATTAATACATGAATGGATTCCTTCGTGACTCTCCAACCACTCAGTAGGACTAAGATAGCTACAATGACACTGGCAAGAGGATCTGCCCATCCCCATCCCAAAAACATAATAAGTAGAGCAGCAATTATAGCACCCACTGAACCTAGCATATCTCCAAGCACATGAAGGAAAGCGGCTCTTAAATTTAAATTATCCTTTGTGTCTCCTCTCAAAAGAATCCAAGCTACAGTGATATTAACAATTAATCCTAAGATCGCAATTACTAGCATTCCCGTTGAAGCTACCTCGGGAGGATTGATGAAACGGTGATAGGCTTCATAAAATATATATAAGGCAATGAGAACAAGTGTAACCCCGTTAAAAACGGCGGCTAGAATTTCAAAACGTTTGTATCCAAAGGTTTTACTATAGTCAGCTGCTTTTTCCCCTAGTGAAAATGCCAAAAGGCCAATTCCTAGCGAAATAGCGTCACTAAGCATATGACCAGCATCGGAGAGAAGCGCTAAACTATTGGTTAATAACCCTC encodes the following:
- a CDS encoding cation diffusion facilitator family transporter codes for the protein MSGGHDHSHTHGANKKALLISFLITTCFMIIELIGGLLTNSLALLSDAGHMLSDAISLGIGLLAFSLGEKAADYSKTFGYKRFEILAAVFNGVTLVLIALYIFYEAYHRFINPPEVASTGMLVIAILGLIVNITVAWILLRGDTKDNLNLRAAFLHVLGDMLGSVGAIIAALLIMFLGWGWADPLASVIVAILVLLSGWRVTKESIHVLMEGTPKNINMEEVIEIIKSVPSVIGLHDLHIWSITSGQNALSCHVVLDQNATIEEGQSILREIEHQLEHKKISHATIQLEIGDHPHEDTIICCMPQDDSGGHHHHH